TCCTTTACGGTTAGTTCTAACCCAACCTTGCAATTGCACAAATTCAATTGCATCAACTTCAATTTCCGAGCCATATGACAACAGGTCATAGCACTCTCGTATTGTTAAATATGAAATCATCTTTACACCTCAACTATTTTTAACGAATATTATTAGTCTGGAATATTAATTCCTGAACCGTAGATACGACATCTACTGTTTTTACAATTACATGTTTTGGAACCTGAATATGTTCACTTGAAAAGTCAACAATTCCTACGATTCCTAAATCTACGAGTTTATCTATTGTTTCTTGAACATTTTTTGAAACCGTTACGATTGCTATGCGACATCCTTTGGGCATTCGTTCTTCCAACTCACTCATGTGATAGATTGGAATATCTGATGCTTCTCCAAGTTTGTTTGGATCAATATCAAATGCACATGCAATTTCACCAACGACGTGATTCCAACGATTATAATTCAAAATAGCACGCCCTAAATTTCCGGCACCTACTAAAATTAACTCTTCTTCAAAACTCACACCTAAAAGATTATCAAACGTTTCAATTAAGGTCTTTACATCATAACCATAACCTTGTTTACCAAGCGAACCAATAAACGAAAAATCACGACGTATTGTTGTAGATTCAATATCTACAAATAAAGATAGTTC
This genomic stretch from Erysipelothrix rhusiopathiae harbors:
- a CDS encoding redox-sensing transcriptional repressor Rex — protein: MSNISNVPKATMQRYPIYLKALRKLYNMGVERILSRELSLFVDIESTTIRRDFSFIGSLGKQGYGYDVKTLIETFDNLLGVSFEEELILVGAGNLGRAILNYNRWNHVVGEIACAFDIDPNKLGEASDIPIYHMSELEERMPKGCRIAIVTVSKNVQETIDKLVDLGIVGIVDFSSEHIQVPKHVIVKTVDVVSTVQELIFQTNNIR